A single Mustela lutreola isolate mMusLut2 chromosome X, mMusLut2.pri, whole genome shotgun sequence DNA region contains:
- the TCEAL9 gene encoding transcription elongation factor A protein-like 9, whose protein sequence is MKPCQKIEGKPENESEPKLEEEPKPEEKPEEEEEPQEEEKTEGTFRERLIQSLQEFKEDIHNRHLSKEDMFREVNEIDEIRRVRNKLIVMRWKVNRNHPYPYLM, encoded by the coding sequence ATGAAACCCTGtcaaaaaattgaaggaaaaccagaaaatgaGAGTGAACCAAAGCTTGAGGAAGAGCCAAAGCCTGAGGAAAagccagaggaggaagaagagccccaggaggaggaaaaaacagaAGGAACTTTTAGAGAGAGGCTGATTCAGTCTCTCCAGGAatttaaagaagatatacacaaCAGGCATTTAAGCAAGGAAGATATGTTTAGAGAAGTGAATGAAATAGATGAGATAAGGAGAGTAAGAAACAAACTTATAGTCATGCGTTGGAAGGTTAACCGAAATCATCCTTATCCCTATTTAATGTAG
- the BEX3 gene encoding protein BEX3 isoform X1, translated as MQSSLASGYRFPAVLRLTPRCPALDGLALGPRKAEQVCGCKCQVSRRHTHCENREKEEAARIGPEKQPGKKNLMANIHQENEEMEQPMQNGEEDRPLGGGEGHQPAGNNRRGQARRLAPNFRWAIPNRQVNDGMGGDGDDMEMFMEEMREIRRKLRELQLRNCLRILMGELSNHHDHHDEFCLMP; from the exons ATGCAGTCGTCACTCGCGTCTGGGTATCGGTTCCCCGCTGTCCTGCGCTTGACTCCCCGCTGTCCTGCGCTTGACGGGCTGGCATTGGGCCCGAGGAAAGCGGAGCAG GTCTGCGGGTGTAAGTGTCAAGTGTCGCGGCGGCACACTCACTGCGAGAATcgggagaaggaggaggcagcACGGATAGGCCCAG aaaaacaaccaggaaaaaaaaatctcatggcAAATATCCACCAGGAAAACGAAGAAATGGAGCAGCCCATGCAGAATGGAGAGGAAGACCGCCctttgggagggggagaaggacacCAACCTGCAGGAAATAATAGACGGGGACAGGCTCGCCGACTTGCCCCTAATTTCCGATGGGCCATACCCAATAGGCAGGTCAATGATGGGATGGGTGGAGATGGAGATGATATGGAAATGTTCATGGAGGAGATGAGAGAAATCAGGAGAAAACTTAGGGAGCTGCAGTTGAGGAATTGTCTGCGTATCCTGATGGGGGAGCTTTCTAATCACCATGACCATCATGATGAATTTTGCCTTATGCCTTAA
- the BEX3 gene encoding protein BEX3 isoform X2: MANIHQENEEMEQPMQNGEEDRPLGGGEGHQPAGNNRRGQARRLAPNFRWAIPNRQVNDGMGGDGDDMEMFMEEMREIRRKLRELQLRNCLRILMGELSNHHDHHDEFCLMP, from the coding sequence atggcAAATATCCACCAGGAAAACGAAGAAATGGAGCAGCCCATGCAGAATGGAGAGGAAGACCGCCctttgggagggggagaaggacacCAACCTGCAGGAAATAATAGACGGGGACAGGCTCGCCGACTTGCCCCTAATTTCCGATGGGCCATACCCAATAGGCAGGTCAATGATGGGATGGGTGGAGATGGAGATGATATGGAAATGTTCATGGAGGAGATGAGAGAAATCAGGAGAAAACTTAGGGAGCTGCAGTTGAGGAATTGTCTGCGTATCCTGATGGGGGAGCTTTCTAATCACCATGACCATCATGATGAATTTTGCCTTATGCCTTAA
- the BEX3 gene encoding protein BEX3 isoform X3, with protein MEQPMQNGEEDRPLGGGEGHQPAGNNRRGQARRLAPNFRWAIPNRQVNDGMGGDGDDMEMFMEEMREIRRKLRELQLRNCLRILMGELSNHHDHHDEFCLMP; from the coding sequence ATGGAGCAGCCCATGCAGAATGGAGAGGAAGACCGCCctttgggagggggagaaggacacCAACCTGCAGGAAATAATAGACGGGGACAGGCTCGCCGACTTGCCCCTAATTTCCGATGGGCCATACCCAATAGGCAGGTCAATGATGGGATGGGTGGAGATGGAGATGATATGGAAATGTTCATGGAGGAGATGAGAGAAATCAGGAGAAAACTTAGGGAGCTGCAGTTGAGGAATTGTCTGCGTATCCTGATGGGGGAGCTTTCTAATCACCATGACCATCATGATGAATTTTGCCTTATGCCTTAA